The genome window TATTCCTGTTTTCAATTTCGAAATAAAGGAGCGAGTGTTTGCCATGCGAATTCAATCCGAGCAGATCAAGCAGAACAGTTTGTGGCTGAAAGGTTGAAGGAAACCGTTCAACACCCACAAATTATAAAAGAAGTTAATTCAAGCACTTAATCAGGAAATGGAGGAGCAGCGCCTCCCATTGTCGGAAGAGCTAAAGGTTATACAGGCTCAAAAACAAGAAACAATCGTAAAAAATGAGAAATTAACGTTATTGTTAGAAGAAAACCCAGAATTGTTAGACTCGTTAAAAGAACGTTTAGAAGAACTGCATACATTACTACGAGAAAAACAGATTCGAGAAAATGAGCTCTTAACCATTTTAAGTTATCAAGGTAAGAAAATAGAGGTAGACAACGTGACTGACATTGTTATTGACATTGATAAACTAGTAAGCAATCAAGAAAAGCAACAGATAAAACAGCTATACAGAACGTTTATTCAAAAGATTAACTTTACGCCAGATACTAAAGACCGCTTACAATTGACGATGTATTTTGACCAATCCATTATTGATCAACTTAACAAGCATTATAGAGAAACCGTATCCCATTCAGAGGATACGGTTCTTTTTGCCTTAACAACAACCTTTCGATTCAACTGTATAGGAGCAATGATGAATCGCATTAAATGTGATCGTCCTCGTAACAATCCCCTAACGGTTCATAATCGCTAGGGGAACTGTTATGGAGTTGCGTAACGAAGTAAGCATAACGTTATCAGCATACTAAATAGAAAAAATACAATGATAAATTACTGAAGAAGTCTTGATATTTTTGTAGAGAAGTATTTTATCTAAATATTAATTTATCAAACTATTCTATTGTTGCTAGTTCGTTCATCAAGACAAGTAATAGCCAATCACGTAGGTCAGATAAGTATTGGTTATTACGAGTATTGAAGGATACCTGTTCCATCATCGGTTTCACAATAGAGTTAAATTCTGTTAGTATTTCTTTGGAAGGAAGGTATATTTCTTTATCTTTAACTAATGCTTTCTGTAGGTGTTTTAACCCGGTACCTTGAAAGAATTTCTGATTTAATTCAGGTCTTATTGCATCAAGGAATAGATAGAGATAGTCTGTAAAATCATTTTTAGCTGAAATGCACCATGTATCAGTGGAATATGCGGCTTTACCAATATAGAATTTGACATCGGCATTTCCACCAGTATTAAGATAAATATTTCTATCTTTGACAAGATAATTATCCCATTCATAAATTGTTTCACCACTTGTAAAAAATGGATAATCGCCGCGAGCCTCTCTTGCTTCACCAACTTGGATGTTGGACTTACTGTTTTCCAGAAGTATATCTGAAATCTTTGCATTCTCATGTTTTCCAAAAAAAGAATGCATGTAAATTGCCTTAGCCATGTCTAATAAATTAGTATTTATCTTTGTATTGATTCTAATTTTATATTCAACCGATGAAATAGTTGATAAAATCTTTTGTTGAGTAGATAAATCTGGAAATTTAATAGGAACATTTTTTAATATTTCAGTATTCAAATTTGGCATATTTGAACCGACAGCATTTAAGACTAGCCATTTTTTCACGAAAGGTGTACTTAAAATCAAAGAAATAAATTCTGGTAAAACATGTTCGCTTGTGAATCGTACGAGAAAACATCCAGTTCCGCAGAGTTCACCTTCCTCAGATTCTGTGATAAATGCATGTTTTTCAACATCACCTCGACGAGCAAAAACAATATCGTTTTTTAATACTTTGTATCGCCTTAGAGTCGTTGCAAACTCCTCAGAAATGTAAGAAATCTTCTCATAATTAACTTGTCTAGAACCTATATTTTGAGGCATTATAACTGCAACTCCAGAGTCAACATAATCTGACTTGTGAAGTTGGGTTCCGAATGGGCCAGTGATTATTTTTGCTACCTCACCTAGAGAAGTAGAAATCCATTTACTCATATTTCACCTTTTTCAATTGTTCTAAAATATCTGTTTGTAGTTTGTTATCCTCTAAAAAAAGAGATTGTAAAGTGCATTGAAATTTCTTCATTTGATTATTAAATTCTTCCTGTGTAAGCTCAACATATTCAATTTTCACATCGAAATATTGGCTGGCAGATAATGAATATTTTTTCTCTTTAATTTCGTTATAAGTAACAGTAACAGAAAAATCATCTCG of Listeria monocytogenes contains these proteins:
- a CDS encoding recombinase zinc beta ribbon domain-containing protein, with amino-acid sequence MAANNVINRLKDGTKKRIRYYSCFQFRNKGASVCHANSIRADQAEQFVAERLKETVQHPQIIKEVNSST
- a CDS encoding restriction endonuclease subunit S yields the protein MSKWISTSLGEVAKIITGPFGTQLHKSDYVDSGVAVIMPQNIGSRQVNYEKISYISEEFATTLRRYKVLKNDIVFARRGDVEKHAFITESEEGELCGTGCFLVRFTSEHVLPEFISLILSTPFVKKWLVLNAVGSNMPNLNTEILKNVPIKFPDLSTQQKILSTISSVEYKIRINTKINTNLLDMAKAIYMHSFFGKHENAKISDILLENSKSNIQVGEAREARGDYPFFTSGETIYEWDNYLVKDRNIYLNTGGNADVKFYIGKAAYSTDTWCISAKNDFTDYLYLFLDAIRPELNQKFFQGTGLKHLQKALVKDKEIYLPSKEILTEFNSIVKPMMEQVSFNTRNNQYLSDLRDWLLLVLMNELATIE